One window of the Desulforegulaceae bacterium genome contains the following:
- the selD gene encoding selenide, water dikinase SelD yields MSGCKSYKNPPRLTETVKASGUAAKIGPEVLAEIVKGFPKTNNKNVIAGFENSEDAGVYKISDKFALVQTLDFLTPIVDDPFVFGQIAAANSLSDVYAMGGKPLTAMNIVCFPSSIYPPDVLKEVLDGGRSKIDESGAVLLGGHSVEDDEFKYGLSVTGTIDPKNVKRNSDSTKGQDIILTKALGTGIIATALKGGVADELSINKMIEVMICLNKFIIEIIENYEIGGVTDVTGFGLGGHLMEMAVASQKKVFLYSEKLPLLPMALDYAEMGLIPAGAYRNRKYCKDHLLIKSKINKALEDIIFDPQTSGGLLVTCDKKFSKDILGKIRNSNVRAEIIGEVVDDDKNGIVEVF; encoded by the coding sequence ATGAGTGGTTGTAAATCTTATAAAAATCCTCCAAGGCTTACTGAAACAGTAAAAGCTTCGGGCTGAGCGGCTAAAATAGGGCCGGAGGTTCTGGCCGAGATAGTCAAAGGGTTTCCCAAAACTAATAATAAAAATGTTATTGCAGGCTTTGAAAACTCTGAAGATGCTGGTGTTTATAAGATTTCTGATAAGTTTGCTCTTGTTCAGACCCTGGATTTTTTGACTCCTATAGTAGATGATCCCTTTGTTTTTGGACAGATTGCAGCGGCAAATTCTTTGAGTGATGTTTATGCAATGGGAGGAAAGCCTCTTACTGCAATGAATATTGTGTGTTTTCCTTCTTCAATTTATCCTCCTGATGTTTTAAAAGAAGTTCTTGATGGAGGCAGAAGTAAAATTGATGAATCTGGGGCAGTTCTTCTTGGAGGCCATAGTGTTGAAGACGATGAATTTAAATATGGTCTTTCTGTTACAGGTACAATTGATCCAAAAAATGTAAAAAGAAATTCTGATTCAACTAAAGGCCAGGATATAATTTTAACCAAAGCTCTTGGAACCGGAATAATTGCAACAGCTTTAAAAGGCGGAGTAGCTGATGAACTGTCAATAAATAAAATGATTGAAGTTATGATCTGTCTTAATAAATTTATAATTGAAATTATTGAAAATTATGAAATCGGCGGAGTTACAGATGTTACAGGTTTTGGGCTTGGAGGTCACCTTATGGAAATGGCTGTTGCCTCCCAAAAAAAAGTTTTTCTTTATTCAGAAAAACTTCCATTGCTGCCTATGGCCTTAGATTATGCAGAAATGGGACTGATTCCTGCAGGAGCATATAGAAACAGGAAGTATTGCAAGGACCATCTTCTGATTAAATCAAAAATAAATAAAGCTCTTGAAGATATAATTTTTGATCCCCAGACTTCAGGAGGGCTTTTAGTTACTTGTGATAAAAAGTTTTCTAAAGATATTTTGGGAAAAATACGAAATTCAAATGTTAGGGCTGAAATTATCGGTGAAGTTGTGGATGACGATAAAAACGGTATTGTTGAGGTTTTTTAA
- a CDS encoding carbon-nitrogen family hydrolase has product MLELNQVKSGFVQFDVVYGNYEHNFSEVEKGLEILNKKETELVVLPEMWSCGFDYNSLREHCLKTPEIIERLCGFAKKYSMVITGSLPELDENKIYNTAYVIEKDGTINSSYRKVHLFSLAGEHKRFSRGEKAVVAQTSIGKLGLLICYDLRFPELSRTITDMDADIIAVSAQWPLARQSHWEILLQARAIENQLFIIGCNRTGSDTREYGGGSLIVSPKGRLLYKAENKFEAGFAKLEFMEMIEYRSQIPSLEERVPEAYKS; this is encoded by the coding sequence ATGCTTGAATTAAATCAGGTTAAATCAGGGTTTGTTCAGTTTGATGTTGTTTACGGAAATTATGAACACAATTTTAGTGAAGTTGAAAAAGGTCTTGAAATCTTAAATAAAAAAGAAACAGAGCTTGTAGTTCTTCCTGAAATGTGGAGCTGTGGATTTGATTATAATTCTCTTAGGGAGCATTGTCTTAAAACTCCGGAAATAATTGAAAGACTATGCGGTTTTGCAAAAAAATATTCCATGGTTATTACTGGATCCCTTCCTGAACTGGATGAAAATAAAATTTACAACACAGCCTATGTGATTGAAAAAGATGGAACAATAAACAGCTCATATAGAAAGGTTCATCTTTTTTCACTTGCAGGAGAGCATAAGAGATTTTCTAGAGGTGAAAAGGCAGTGGTTGCACAGACTTCAATAGGAAAGCTTGGTCTTTTAATCTGCTATGATTTAAGGTTTCCTGAGCTTTCAAGAACAATTACTGATATGGATGCTGATATAATTGCTGTAAGTGCTCAATGGCCTCTTGCCAGGCAGTCTCACTGGGAAATTCTTCTCCAGGCCAGAGCAATTGAAAACCAGTTGTTTATCATAGGATGTAATAGAACAGGAAGTGATACCAGGGAATATGGTGGAGGTTCTTTGATTGTTTCTCCTAAAGGCAGGCTTTTGTACAAAGCAGAAAACAAATTTGAGGCAGGTTTTGCAAAGCTTGAATTTATGGAAATGATAGAGTACAGATCCCAGATCCCTTCTCTTGAAGAAAGAGTGCCAGAAGCTTATAAATCCTGA
- a CDS encoding ComF family protein codes for MKNLIYPDICFICKNFFEYKGLKEEKFKFPGDFNEVFCDVLCPECLSKVFFVQGRIKDLFADKKFLSSINSPFIYQDSIVDIVHLLKYNYKTFFAEKISWFILKTYLEFYKNQVHDLAVFVPMHKKAFRKRGFNQTYLIAIETQNLAKKYRVDFPEINKNVLIKIKNTRSQAGLKKEERRKNISNVFKVKNSFLVKGKKVLIIDDVCTTGSTLEECAKTLVKSGAQCVDAITFARAV; via the coding sequence ATGAAAAATCTGATTTATCCTGATATTTGCTTTATTTGTAAAAATTTTTTTGAATACAAAGGGTTAAAAGAAGAAAAGTTTAAATTTCCAGGAGATTTTAACGAAGTGTTTTGCGATGTTTTATGTCCTGAGTGTTTAAGCAAAGTTTTTTTTGTTCAGGGTAGAATAAAAGATTTGTTTGCTGATAAAAAGTTTTTATCTTCAATTAATTCACCTTTTATTTATCAGGATTCTATTGTGGACATAGTACATTTGTTAAAGTACAATTATAAAACATTTTTTGCTGAAAAAATTTCATGGTTCATTTTAAAAACATATCTGGAATTTTATAAAAATCAGGTCCATGATCTGGCGGTGTTTGTTCCCATGCATAAAAAAGCTTTTAGGAAAAGGGGATTTAATCAAACCTATCTGATTGCTATAGAAACACAAAATCTTGCAAAAAAATACAGAGTTGATTTTCCTGAAATTAATAAAAATGTTTTAATAAAAATAAAAAACACAAGATCCCAGGCAGGATTAAAAAAAGAGGAAAGAAGAAAAAATATTTCCAATGTTTTTAAAGTAAAAAATTCTTTTCTTGTTAAGGGAAAAAAAGTCTTAATCATAGATGATGTTTGTACAACAGGCTCTACACTTGAAGAATGTGCAAAAACACTTGTAAAGTCCGGTGCCCAATGCGTGGATGCAATAACCTTTGCAAGAGCTGTTTAA
- a CDS encoding AtpZ/AtpI family protein yields MKWFKEISLFGSVGLSFALSIFIGLFFGIWLDKVFSLSPICTFAGLFLGICAGYNGIIKLIKRINKL; encoded by the coding sequence ATGAAGTGGTTTAAAGAGATTTCCTTGTTTGGAAGTGTGGGGCTTAGTTTTGCTTTATCCATATTTATAGGACTCTTTTTTGGGATTTGGCTTGACAAAGTTTTCTCTTTGTCTCCTATTTGTACCTTTGCAGGACTTTTTTTAGGAATATGTGCTGGATACAATGGCATTATTAAATTGATTAAAAGGATAAATAAACTCTGA
- the dnaA gene encoding chromosomal replication initiator protein DnaA — MDNFCSRIKEKLKEKMPAHSFNMWIDPLSINLENGNKVIVECKNSFFKKRILENYSEIIKKVLAEDTEKTDLVVDFTESSTLNLKKKPKKKQLSKNIVKPTQREKHLFSDNKQMSFFGDRFKFQNGRFLRAGYTLDNFIVGKNSEFAYSAALSLASPKRRTPYNSVYIQSDTGLGKSHLSQAVGHHILTDFPQEAVYYVTAEDFTNEMVMSLKSDNINSFKERYRKKCDVLLMDDVQFLSGKARTQQELSMILDYLMEADKKIIFSGSLSPLEIPKLDNQLKSRLSSSLLSIIDKPDFATRKKIARKKAAASGFNISDNIIEYLASELTDSIRQLESGVNSVGIRSSLLGVPLTLGLAEEIMAEITETKREITIDSIKKLVCDEFGVTVDNLVSKSRKQAIVRPRQIAIFLSRKYTDQPLQFIGKSFNRYHATAIHSIKTVEQGIKSRNAFFKQVEVLEKKLESKFS; from the coding sequence ATGGATAATTTTTGTTCAAGGATTAAAGAAAAATTAAAAGAAAAAATGCCGGCCCATTCTTTCAATATGTGGATTGACCCTTTGTCAATTAATTTGGAAAATGGTAATAAGGTTATAGTTGAGTGTAAAAACAGTTTTTTCAAAAAAAGAATTTTGGAAAACTACTCAGAAATTATTAAAAAAGTTTTGGCTGAAGATACAGAAAAAACTGATCTTGTAGTTGATTTTACCGAGTCTTCAACTTTAAATTTAAAAAAGAAACCCAAAAAAAAGCAATTATCCAAAAATATTGTAAAGCCTACACAAAGAGAAAAGCATTTGTTTTCTGATAATAAACAAATGAGTTTTTTTGGAGACAGGTTTAAATTTCAAAACGGAAGATTTCTAAGGGCAGGGTATACTCTTGATAATTTTATTGTGGGGAAAAATTCAGAGTTTGCTTATTCTGCAGCTCTTTCCCTTGCTTCTCCTAAAAGAAGAACTCCATATAACTCAGTTTATATTCAGTCAGACACAGGCCTTGGTAAAAGTCACCTCAGCCAGGCCGTAGGCCATCATATATTGACTGATTTTCCCCAAGAGGCTGTTTACTATGTAACTGCTGAAGATTTTACAAACGAGATGGTAATGAGCCTGAAAAGTGATAATATAAACAGCTTTAAGGAAAGATATAGAAAAAAATGTGATGTTCTTCTTATGGATGATGTTCAGTTCCTTTCAGGGAAGGCAAGAACTCAGCAGGAACTTTCAATGATTCTTGATTATCTTATGGAAGCTGACAAAAAAATAATTTTTTCAGGAAGTCTTTCTCCACTTGAAATTCCAAAGCTTGACAATCAGCTCAAATCAAGACTTTCCTCCAGCCTTTTGTCCATAATTGACAAACCTGATTTTGCAACGAGAAAGAAAATAGCCAGAAAAAAAGCTGCTGCTTCAGGGTTTAATATTTCAGACAATATAATCGAGTATCTTGCAAGTGAGCTTACAGACAGTATCAGACAGCTTGAAAGTGGAGTTAATTCTGTAGGGATAAGAAGTTCTCTTTTAGGGGTTCCCTTAACTCTTGGACTGGCTGAAGAGATAATGGCTGAAATTACAGAAACAAAAAGGGAAATCACAATAGATTCCATTAAAAAACTTGTTTGTGATGAATTTGGAGTCACTGTTGACAATCTTGTTTCCAAATCAAGAAAACAGGCAATTGTTCGTCCAAGACAGATTGCAATTTTTCTTTCAAGGAAATATACTGATCAGCCTTTGCAGTTTATTGGAAAAAGTTTTAACAGGTATCATGCAACTGCTATTCATTCAATCAAAACAGTGGAGCAGGGAATTAAGTCCAGGAATGCATTTTTTAAACAAGTTGAGGTTTTAGAAAAAAAGCTGGAAAGCAAATTCTCTTAA
- the pdxA gene encoding 4-hydroxythreonine-4-phosphate dehydrogenase PdxA, with amino-acid sequence MIKPVILITMGDPSGIGPEIVLKSLKEKSIHEICCPVMVGNTNLIQKAAKDFSINFNLNNYNPKKPFHDTNNFLIIESGKPIKDFKYSSPPPDTGENVFTYIIDSVKLCMENKAQAIATAPISKTTLKNSKINFQGHTEILAHYSNTKEYAMMMYGKSLSVVLATIHIPLKEVPFAITKENILNKIILSDISLKQRFGIKNPKIAVCGLNPHAGEDSLFGDEEEKIIIPAVKKALEKGINVLGPLPPDTLFFKAKNKTYDAVLAIYHDQGLIPFKLLHFEDGVNTTLGLPFPRTSVDHGTAYDIAGKNIANPQSMIEAIKLAALQAVNMKNFGN; translated from the coding sequence ATGATAAAACCAGTAATACTGATCACAATGGGCGACCCAAGCGGAATAGGCCCTGAAATAGTTCTTAAATCACTTAAAGAAAAATCTATCCACGAGATCTGCTGTCCTGTAATGGTAGGAAATACCAATCTAATCCAAAAGGCTGCCAAAGATTTTTCAATAAATTTTAATTTAAACAATTACAATCCCAAAAAACCATTTCATGATACTAATAATTTTTTGATTATTGAATCAGGAAAACCTATTAAAGATTTTAAATATTCATCCCCTCCTCCAGATACTGGAGAAAATGTTTTTACCTATATAATAGATTCGGTAAAATTATGCATGGAAAACAAAGCTCAGGCAATAGCTACAGCTCCCATAAGCAAAACCACCCTGAAAAATTCTAAAATAAATTTTCAGGGTCATACTGAAATTCTTGCCCACTATTCAAACACAAAAGAATATGCAATGATGATGTATGGAAAAAGTCTTTCTGTTGTTCTTGCAACTATTCATATTCCTTTAAAAGAAGTACCTTTTGCCATTACAAAAGAAAATATCTTAAACAAAATTATTCTTTCAGATATTTCACTTAAACAAAGGTTTGGAATAAAAAATCCAAAAATTGCTGTTTGCGGTCTTAATCCCCATGCAGGAGAAGATTCTCTTTTTGGAGATGAAGAAGAAAAAATCATTATTCCGGCTGTAAAAAAAGCCCTTGAAAAAGGAATTAATGTTTTAGGCCCCCTTCCTCCTGACACCTTGTTTTTTAAAGCAAAAAACAAAACCTATGATGCAGTTTTAGCCATCTACCATGATCAAGGACTTATCCCTTTTAAACTTCTTCACTTTGAAGACGGAGTTAATACAACTCTTGGGCTTCCTTTCCCAAGAACATCTGTTGATCATGGAACAGCTTATGACATAGCCGGAAAAAACATTGCCAATCCCCAAAGCATGATAGAGGCAATAAAACTTGCAGCCCTTCAGGCGGTAAATATGAAAAACTTTGGCAATTAG
- the uvrA gene encoding excinuclease ABC subunit UvrA, translating into MKKRILSIKGAREHNLKNIDVDIPKDKFIVVTGLSGSGKSSLAFDTLYAEGQRRYVESLSTYARQFLGQMEKPDIDSIDGLSPSIAIEQKSASHNPRSTIGTVTEIYDYLRLLFARTGTPYCWSCGDKIEAQSVDQIIDQVINFPKSSKLIILSPIFIEKKGAHEKTFESLKKEGFARVRINNEIYDLDELPKMNKNKKYNIDVVIDRLVNKEGIEKRLSDSVELALKMSNGNLIVNLDLEKDILFSENLACTKCQINYPELKPSSFSFNSPQGACPECDGLGNTTELDPEMIIPDKKLSIRQGAIRPWANRTSFYFLDFIESILNFYDADIYTPFENLPKKCQETILYGSKDMIPFKYQVKGRKKVKNKKYEGIVENLKRKYLDSDKSSASREEIKEYMNFIPCSSCKGTRLNIVSRSVKIEGKTLPKICDMAIRDSKKFLSQIKLPGKKGEISKPILKEINDRMEFLSSVGLSYLTLSRTASTLSGGESQRIRLATQIGSKLSGVLYVLDEPSIGLHQRDNLKLINTLKQMRDLGNTVLVVEHDEDTILHSDQIIDMGPGAGVLGGEITFQGTPKEILKSNSLTGQYLSGRKKIEIPAKRRKAKEFLELKGAKKNNLKNINVKFPVNSFTCITGVSGSGKSTLVIETLYKALLNKFNGKNLFRPGEYDSIEGSENIRKIINIDQSPIGRTPRSNPGTYTGIFTYIRELFAKTEESKARGYKPGRFSFNVKGGRCEACSGDGVIKIEMHFLADIYVKCDLCSGKRYNRETLDIKFKGKNIADVLNMTINQASEFFTNIPLIKSKLQTLKDVGLGYIKLGQQATTLSGGEAQRIKLSRELSKKTGTNTLYILDEPTTGLHVDDIKKLLEVLDKLVKADNTIIVIEHNLDVIKFSDYIIDLGPEGGDEGGEIVAAGTPEEIAKNKKSHTGKFLKQILKN; encoded by the coding sequence ATGAAAAAAAGAATTTTATCCATCAAAGGTGCAAGGGAGCACAACTTAAAAAACATTGATGTAGACATACCCAAAGATAAATTTATTGTAGTAACAGGACTTTCAGGCTCTGGAAAATCCTCTCTTGCCTTTGATACTTTATATGCAGAAGGCCAAAGAAGATATGTTGAATCACTTTCAACCTATGCCAGACAATTTTTAGGCCAGATGGAAAAACCAGATATTGACTCTATTGACGGTCTTTCTCCTTCAATTGCCATAGAACAAAAATCTGCCAGCCATAACCCCAGATCAACTATTGGAACAGTTACTGAAATTTATGATTATTTAAGGCTTTTATTTGCCCGCACAGGAACCCCTTATTGCTGGTCCTGCGGAGATAAAATTGAAGCTCAAAGTGTGGATCAAATAATTGATCAAGTAATCAATTTCCCCAAATCTTCAAAACTAATTATTTTGTCTCCTATTTTTATTGAGAAAAAAGGAGCCCATGAAAAAACTTTTGAAAGCCTTAAAAAGGAAGGTTTTGCAAGGGTAAGAATAAACAATGAAATTTATGATCTTGATGAATTGCCTAAAATGAACAAAAACAAAAAATACAATATAGACGTTGTAATTGACAGGCTTGTCAATAAAGAGGGAATAGAAAAAAGGCTTTCCGACAGTGTTGAGCTTGCACTTAAAATGTCAAATGGAAATCTAATAGTAAACCTTGATCTTGAAAAAGATATTTTGTTCAGTGAAAACCTTGCCTGTACCAAATGCCAAATCAACTATCCAGAACTTAAGCCTTCAAGTTTTTCATTTAACTCTCCCCAGGGGGCATGTCCTGAATGTGACGGTCTTGGAAACACCACAGAACTTGATCCTGAAATGATAATACCAGATAAAAAACTTTCCATAAGACAGGGGGCAATAAGACCCTGGGCAAACAGAACTTCGTTTTATTTTTTAGATTTTATAGAATCTATTCTTAATTTTTATGATGCTGATATTTACACTCCATTTGAAAATCTGCCAAAAAAATGCCAGGAAACAATTCTTTATGGTTCAAAAGATATGATCCCTTTTAAATACCAGGTCAAAGGCAGAAAAAAAGTTAAAAATAAAAAATACGAAGGCATAGTCGAAAACCTTAAAAGAAAATACCTAGATTCAGACAAATCTTCAGCATCCCGTGAAGAAATAAAAGAATATATGAACTTTATTCCCTGCTCTTCATGTAAAGGCACAAGACTTAATATTGTAAGCAGGTCAGTAAAAATTGAAGGAAAAACACTGCCAAAAATCTGTGATATGGCAATCAGGGATTCAAAAAAGTTTTTATCCCAAATAAAACTTCCAGGAAAAAAAGGTGAAATTTCAAAGCCTATTTTAAAAGAAATCAATGACAGAATGGAGTTTTTATCCAGTGTAGGTCTTTCATATCTTACCCTTTCAAGAACAGCTTCAACTCTTTCAGGAGGGGAAAGCCAACGAATAAGACTGGCAACCCAAATAGGATCAAAGCTTTCAGGAGTTTTATATGTACTTGATGAGCCAAGTATTGGCCTTCACCAAAGGGATAATCTAAAGCTGATAAACACTTTAAAACAAATGAGAGACCTTGGAAATACAGTCCTTGTTGTTGAACATGACGAAGATACAATTCTTCATTCAGATCAAATAATTGACATGGGCCCGGGAGCTGGAGTTTTAGGAGGGGAAATAACTTTTCAAGGAACTCCTAAAGAAATACTAAAATCAAATTCACTTACAGGACAATATCTTTCAGGAAGAAAAAAAATAGAAATCCCGGCCAAAAGAAGAAAAGCAAAAGAATTTCTTGAATTAAAAGGAGCAAAAAAAAACAATCTTAAAAACATTAATGTAAAATTCCCGGTTAATTCTTTTACCTGTATTACAGGAGTTTCAGGTTCAGGAAAATCAACCCTTGTAATTGAAACTCTTTATAAGGCTCTTTTAAATAAATTTAATGGAAAAAACCTTTTCAGACCCGGAGAATATGATTCAATAGAAGGAAGTGAAAACATAAGAAAAATCATAAACATTGATCAATCTCCAATAGGAAGAACTCCTAGATCAAATCCTGGAACATATACAGGAATATTTACCTATATAAGAGAGCTGTTTGCCAAAACAGAAGAATCAAAGGCAAGAGGCTACAAGCCGGGAAGATTTAGCTTCAATGTTAAAGGCGGCCGCTGCGAGGCCTGTTCTGGAGATGGGGTAATAAAAATTGAAATGCATTTTCTGGCTGATATTTATGTTAAATGCGACCTTTGTTCAGGGAAAAGATATAACAGAGAAACCCTTGACATAAAATTCAAAGGAAAAAATATAGCTGATGTCCTTAATATGACGATTAATCAGGCCTCAGAATTTTTCACCAATATACCATTGATAAAAAGCAAACTTCAGACATTAAAAGATGTTGGACTAGGATATATAAAACTTGGCCAGCAAGCAACCACTCTTTCAGGAGGGGAAGCCCAGAGAATAAAACTTTCAAGGGAACTTTCAAAAAAAACCGGAACAAACACCTTGTATATTCTAGATGAACCCACCACAGGACTTCATGTTGACGATATAAAAAAACTTCTTGAAGTATTGGACAAGCTGGTAAAGGCAGATAACACAATAATAGTAATTGAACACAATCTTGATGTGATTAAATTTTCAGACTATATAATTGATCTTGGCCCTGAGGGAGGAGATGAAGGGGGAGAAATTGTTGCAGCCGGAACCCCTGAAGAAATTGCAAAAAACAAAAAATCACATACAGGAAAATTTTTAAAACAAATTTTAAAAAACTAA
- a CDS encoding ATP synthase F0 subunit C: METQALSFFIASVIGASFGLAIAAAFCGLSQGMGLKAAVEGIARNPESSGKVTVTLLIGLAMIESLCIYALVISLILIYAHPQAEVIAALLG; this comes from the coding sequence ATGGAAACACAGGCACTTAGTTTTTTTATCGCATCGGTTATAGGAGCCAGCTTTGGTCTTGCAATTGCAGCAGCATTTTGCGGATTAAGCCAGGGTATGGGTCTTAAAGCAGCTGTTGAAGGTATCGCACGTAACCCTGAGTCTTCAGGTAAGGTTACTGTTACCTTGCTTATCGGTCTTGCGATGATTGAATCACTTTGTATTTATGCCCTTGTTATTTCTCTTATCCTTATTTATGCACACCCTCAGGCAGAAGTAATTGCAGCTCTTCTTGGGTAA
- the pgeF gene encoding peptidoglycan editing factor PgeF: protein MVDYAKAPVFENIKNLYHGFFFRTGGKSVSPFDSLNVSFDVGDKESDVVRNRKFILNELGFDKMISVNQVHGISHYIPNPLEGAYGEHFLKKEDADILITDNPGQLLLIKTADCQPILIVDSKKRVCAAVHCGWKGLVSNIIVKTLDIMMEKYGSLPKDLSVAIGPSLGPCCAEFVNYKKEIPESLWEFRIGDYNFDLREISKQYFLKLGVEDRNIWIDQNCTKCREDFYFSYRNNKVTGRQASVIGWKL, encoded by the coding sequence ATGGTTGATTATGCAAAAGCTCCGGTTTTTGAAAATATAAAAAATCTTTATCATGGTTTTTTTTTCAGAACTGGAGGAAAAAGTGTTTCTCCTTTTGATTCTTTAAATGTTTCCTTTGACGTAGGTGATAAAGAATCTGATGTAGTAAGGAATCGTAAATTTATTCTAAATGAACTTGGGTTTGATAAAATGATCTCTGTTAATCAGGTTCATGGAATTTCACATTATATTCCAAATCCCCTTGAAGGTGCTTATGGTGAACATTTTTTAAAAAAAGAAGATGCAGACATTTTAATAACAGATAATCCAGGGCAGCTTCTTTTGATAAAAACAGCAGATTGCCAGCCTATTTTAATTGTAGATTCTAAAAAAAGAGTTTGTGCAGCAGTTCATTGCGGATGGAAAGGGCTTGTTTCAAATATAATAGTGAAAACACTTGATATAATGATGGAAAAATACGGATCTTTACCAAAAGATTTGTCAGTTGCAATAGGTCCTTCCCTTGGTCCCTGCTGTGCTGAGTTTGTTAATTATAAAAAAGAGATTCCTGAATCACTTTGGGAATTCAGGATAGGAGACTATAATTTTGATTTAAGGGAAATTTCAAAACAATATTTTCTTAAATTAGGGGTTGAAGACAGAAACATTTGGATTGATCAAAATTGCACCAAATGCAGGGAGGATTTTTATTTTTCCTATAGAAACAATAAAGTCACTGGCAGGCAGGCATCTGTTATAGGGTGGAAACTTTAG
- a CDS encoding ATP synthase subunit I, whose amino-acid sequence MSNSMDKVPQVRIIKFVTISNWVLLLVFSLASFPLKSYNFTSGIILGGLIVCVNFHLLSRTLKKAFVPEKLKSHQSVIVKYYIRLFISGVIIFLLLANNIVAPPGLILGVSVVVASFFLASILEIKKIIFKEAV is encoded by the coding sequence ATGAGCAACTCTATGGACAAAGTTCCCCAGGTAAGAATAATAAAATTTGTTACAATTTCCAACTGGGTTCTTCTTCTTGTTTTCAGTTTGGCTTCATTCCCTTTAAAATCGTATAATTTTACCTCGGGAATAATTCTTGGAGGACTTATAGTATGTGTAAATTTTCATCTCCTTTCCAGGACTTTAAAAAAAGCTTTTGTTCCAGAAAAGCTTAAAAGTCATCAAAGCGTAATAGTAAAGTATTATATCCGCTTATTCATAAGCGGGGTGATTATATTTTTATTGCTGGCAAACAATATTGTTGCTCCACCAGGTCTTATTCTTGGTGTATCTGTTGTGGTTGCAAGTTTTTTTCTTGCCAGTATTCTTGAAATTAAGAAAATAATTTTTAAGGAGGCTGTGTAA
- the atpB gene encoding F0F1 ATP synthase subunit A, whose amino-acid sequence MEHPYLFLVNFFEIIGLGDFAHANIHVIYTWFIMLLLIGLGYLGARNVQMIPGKAQNVFEAIISEIENFMVDTAGEEGRWFFPIVATLFVYIFICNLFGLIPGFFPPTASLNTTASCALVVFFMTHYIGIKYHGIKYVNHFTGPVWWLIPIIMPIEIIGHLARVLSLSFRLFGNMMGHELVVTILLTLAGLYLAPLPIMALGIFIAFVQAFIFFLLAVMYFAGAMEVEESH is encoded by the coding sequence ATGGAACATCCATATTTGTTTTTGGTAAATTTTTTTGAAATTATAGGGCTGGGGGATTTTGCCCATGCCAACATCCACGTTATTTATACTTGGTTTATAATGCTTCTTCTTATAGGGCTTGGCTACCTTGGAGCAAGAAATGTTCAAATGATTCCTGGTAAAGCTCAGAATGTTTTTGAAGCTATTATTTCAGAGATTGAAAATTTTATGGTTGATACCGCAGGTGAAGAAGGAAGATGGTTTTTCCCAATTGTAGCCACTCTTTTTGTTTATATTTTTATATGCAACCTTTTTGGTCTTATCCCAGGTTTTTTTCCGCCCACTGCAAGTCTTAATACAACTGCATCATGTGCCCTTGTAGTTTTTTTTATGACACATTATATAGGAATCAAGTATCATGGTATTAAGTATGTAAATCATTTTACAGGGCCTGTATGGTGGCTTATCCCAATTATTATGCCCATTGAAATAATTGGTCATCTTGCCAGGGTATTGTCTCTTTCCTTTCGTCTTTTCGGTAATATGATGGGACATGAGCTTGTTGTAACTATTCTTCTTACACTTGCAGGGCTTTATCTTGCTCCATTGCCCATAATGGCTCTTGGAATTTTTATTGCCTTTGTTCAGGCTTTTATCTTTTTTCTTTTAGCTGTTATGTATTTTGCAGGTGCCATGGAAGTGGAAGAAAGTCATTAA